In the Salinirubrum litoreum genome, one interval contains:
- a CDS encoding TrkH family potassium uptake protein: MTVRVDWRVSLRFVGTVLKWLWVPLLVPLPVALLDGTPLLPFLGTIAGAVLLGLGLERLADPEDLRAREAFLMVALTWLSVAVVGAVPFVLAGNGTLAAPVNALFESMSGITTTGATVVVDFSAHSRAIMLWRATLQWLGGLGILVLATAVLSQLSVGGAQLMETESQTRDVNKLTPRISETATILWKLYIGLTALQVAVLYGLRLVGLAPEMTLYDAVAHAFTTISTAGFSPRGDSIAAFSPAVQWAVTPFMIVGATSFVLLYFVLRGDFGRLRRSDEFRFYLGLLSLFTAGVTAVLLIDGTFAGPTETVRHALFQVVSIVTTTGYASTDFDVWSPAAKHLLFVCMFVGGMAGSTTCSIKALRWLVVLKAFRRDLFTAAIPNAIRPVRLSGQAVDEETIRDIYAYTLISLLFFIVATIVVVIDASRNGLALTEFEAMGAAASTFFNVGPAFGIAGPFASYVTFPTETKLLMTFLMWLGRIEIIPVLVLLTPSYWRS, encoded by the coding sequence GTGACCGTCCGTGTCGACTGGCGCGTCAGCCTCCGGTTCGTCGGCACCGTCCTGAAGTGGCTCTGGGTGCCACTGCTCGTCCCCCTGCCGGTCGCTCTGCTCGACGGGACACCCCTGTTACCGTTTCTCGGCACCATCGCCGGGGCCGTCCTCCTCGGTCTGGGACTCGAACGACTCGCCGACCCCGAGGACCTGCGGGCACGCGAGGCGTTCCTGATGGTCGCGCTCACGTGGCTCTCGGTCGCGGTCGTCGGCGCGGTCCCCTTCGTGCTGGCCGGGAACGGGACGCTCGCCGCGCCGGTGAACGCGCTGTTCGAGAGCATGAGCGGGATCACGACCACCGGCGCGACCGTGGTCGTGGACTTCTCGGCCCACTCGCGGGCGATCATGCTCTGGCGGGCGACCCTCCAGTGGCTCGGCGGCCTCGGTATCCTCGTCCTGGCGACGGCCGTCCTCTCGCAGTTGTCGGTCGGAGGGGCACAGCTGATGGAGACCGAGAGCCAGACGCGCGACGTGAACAAGCTCACCCCCCGCATCTCCGAGACCGCGACCATCCTCTGGAAGCTCTACATCGGCCTGACCGCCCTGCAGGTGGCGGTGCTGTACGGCCTCCGACTCGTCGGGCTGGCCCCCGAGATGACGCTGTACGACGCGGTGGCCCACGCCTTCACGACAATCTCGACGGCCGGCTTCTCCCCGCGCGGCGACAGCATCGCCGCCTTCTCGCCGGCCGTGCAGTGGGCCGTCACCCCGTTCATGATCGTCGGCGCGACGAGTTTCGTCCTGCTGTACTTCGTCCTGCGCGGGGACTTCGGGCGACTCCGCCGGAGCGACGAGTTCCGGTTCTACCTCGGCCTGCTCTCGCTGTTCACGGCCGGCGTGACCGCCGTCCTGCTGATCGACGGGACCTTCGCCGGGCCGACGGAGACGGTCCGCCACGCGCTGTTTCAGGTGGTCTCCATCGTGACGACGACCGGCTACGCGAGTACCGACTTCGACGTGTGGTCGCCGGCCGCCAAGCACCTGCTGTTCGTCTGCATGTTCGTCGGCGGGATGGCCGGCAGCACGACCTGTTCGATCAAGGCCCTGCGCTGGCTGGTCGTGCTGAAGGCGTTCCGCCGGGACCTGTTCACCGCCGCGATTCCGAACGCGATTCGCCCAGTTCGCCTCAGCGGGCAGGCCGTCGACGAGGAGACGATCCGGGACATCTACGCGTACACGCTGATCAGCCTGCTGTTCTTCATCGTCGCGACGATCGTCGTCGTCATCGACGCCTCCCGGAACGGACTCGCCCTCACGGAGTTCGAGGCGATGGGTGCGGCCGCCTCGACGTTCTTCAACGTCGGCCCGGCGTTCGGCATCGCGGGGCCGTTCGCCTCCTACGTCACCTTCCCGACCGAGACGAAACTGCTGATGACCTTCCTCATGTGGCTCGGTCGGATCGAGATCATCCCCGTTCTCGTGCTGTTGACGCCCTCCTACTGGCGGTCGTGA
- a CDS encoding DUF5810 domain-containing protein encodes MGYACPVCEVPQQDAEHLANHLAFTALLHEDDHADWLDESVPDWREGGPEDLAPQVADLAEESDYDAVFEDTTDDHAGHGHADHAHQHGDRTGHDLGVDPAAAGRQAASAELDAEAQSVLQEARAMTREMLDDGDDEEADASADGRADAASTDAETPDEDADGNS; translated from the coding sequence ATGGGATACGCCTGTCCGGTCTGTGAGGTGCCACAGCAGGACGCCGAACACCTCGCCAACCACCTCGCCTTCACCGCACTGCTCCACGAGGACGACCACGCCGACTGGCTGGACGAGTCGGTGCCGGACTGGCGCGAGGGCGGCCCCGAGGACCTCGCTCCGCAGGTGGCCGACCTCGCCGAGGAGTCGGACTACGACGCCGTCTTCGAGGACACGACCGACGACCACGCCGGCCACGGACACGCCGACCACGCGCACCAGCACGGCGACCGGACGGGCCACGACCTCGGCGTCGACCCGGCGGCCGCCGGCAGGCAGGCCGCGTCGGCGGAGTTGGACGCCGAGGCGCAGTCGGTCCTGCAGGAGGCGCGGGCGATGACGCGAGAGATGCTGGACGACGGCGACGACGAGGAAGCGGACGCGAGCGCCGACGGGCGAGCGGACGCGGCGTCCACCGACGCCGAGACGCCGGACGAGGACGCGGACGGGAACAGCTAA
- a CDS encoding ORC1-type DNA replication protein, with protein MSDGPEEGMLSWDESVFRDEHVFEIDYVPETFAHRETQLQSLQYALRPAVRGSRPLNTMVRGPPGTGKTTAVQKLFGELSAETDVQTVRVNCQVDSTRYAVFSRVFQGLFEYEPPSSGISFKKLFSQITDRLVEEDEVLVVALDDVNYLFYENEASDTLYSLLRAHEAHSGAKIGVIIVSSDLNLDVIEELDSRVQSVFRPEEVYFPKYDTDEIVDILRGRSERGFHEGVVGAPELDRVAELTAESGDLRVGIDLLRRAGLNAEMRASKTISVEDVDEAYDKSKYVHLSRSLRGLSDSERALVEVIAEHDGEQAGVVYEAFHDETGLGYTRYSEIINKLDQLGVIEAAYADVDGRGRSRSLTLAYDPDAVLDRLN; from the coding sequence ATGAGCGATGGGCCCGAGGAGGGGATGCTCTCGTGGGACGAGTCCGTCTTCCGTGACGAACACGTCTTCGAGATCGACTACGTGCCGGAGACGTTCGCCCACCGGGAGACACAACTCCAGAGTCTCCAGTACGCGCTCCGGCCCGCAGTCCGTGGCTCGCGGCCCCTGAACACGATGGTCCGGGGTCCGCCGGGCACCGGGAAGACCACCGCGGTCCAGAAGCTGTTCGGCGAACTCTCCGCCGAGACCGACGTGCAGACCGTCCGGGTCAACTGCCAGGTGGACTCCACCAGATACGCCGTCTTCTCCCGCGTCTTCCAGGGGCTGTTCGAGTACGAACCGCCCTCCTCGGGCATCTCCTTCAAGAAGCTGTTCTCCCAGATCACCGACCGCCTCGTCGAGGAGGACGAGGTGCTCGTCGTCGCACTCGACGACGTGAACTACCTGTTCTACGAGAACGAGGCCTCCGACACCCTCTACTCCCTGCTCCGGGCCCACGAGGCCCACTCCGGCGCGAAGATCGGCGTCATCATCGTCTCCTCGGACCTGAATCTGGACGTGATCGAGGAACTGGACTCCCGCGTCCAGAGCGTCTTCCGGCCGGAGGAGGTGTACTTCCCGAAGTACGACACCGACGAGATCGTGGACATCCTCCGGGGGCGGAGTGAGCGCGGCTTCCACGAGGGGGTCGTCGGCGCGCCGGAACTCGACCGCGTCGCCGAACTGACCGCCGAGAGCGGCGACCTCCGGGTCGGCATCGACCTCCTGCGCCGCGCCGGTCTGAACGCCGAGATGCGCGCGAGCAAGACGATCAGCGTCGAGGACGTCGACGAGGCCTACGACAAGTCGAAGTACGTCCACCTCTCGCGCAGTCTCCGGGGGCTGTCGGACTCCGAACGCGCCCTCGTGGAGGTGATCGCCGAACACGACGGCGAACAGGCCGGCGTCGTCTACGAGGCGTTCCACGACGAGACCGGCCTCGGCTACACGCGCTACTCCGAGATCATCAACAAACTCGACCAACTCGGCGTCATCGAGGCGGCCTACGCCGACGTGGACGGGCGCGGACGCTCCCGGTCGTTGACGCTGGCGTACGATCCCGACGCGGTGCTGGATCGGCTGAACTGA
- the rimI gene encoding ribosomal protein S18-alanine N-acetyltransferase, translated as MTSHPPDADPEANETEESVELRAASQADLLSVFRIEKSAFPQPWPFSAFERFLGEPAFLVAVRGPEIVGYVVADVTPNYGRDIGHVKDLAVRPDARGAGLGRRLLSQAIRRMAADGATLVKLEVREHNDPALALYRDEGFELLRRVPGYYEDGETALVMVLDVDEWFDAQ; from the coding sequence GTGACGTCCCACCCGCCGGACGCCGACCCGGAGGCGAACGAGACCGAGGAGTCGGTCGAACTCCGGGCGGCGAGTCAGGCGGATCTGCTGTCGGTGTTCCGGATCGAGAAGTCGGCGTTCCCCCAGCCGTGGCCCTTCTCGGCGTTCGAGCGCTTCCTCGGCGAACCGGCGTTTCTCGTCGCGGTGCGGGGACCGGAGATCGTCGGCTACGTCGTCGCGGACGTGACGCCGAACTACGGGCGGGATATCGGCCACGTGAAGGACCTCGCGGTTCGGCCGGACGCGCGCGGTGCCGGACTGGGCAGGCGACTCCTCTCGCAGGCGATCCGGCGGATGGCGGCCGACGGCGCGACGCTGGTGAAACTGGAAGTCCGCGAGCACAACGACCCGGCACTGGCGCTGTACCGCGACGAGGGCTTCGAACTCCTGCGGCGCGTGCCGGGCTACTACGAGGACGGCGAGACGGCGCTGGTGATGGTGCTGGACGTCGACGAGTGGTTCGACGCCCAGTGA
- a CDS encoding NCS2 family permease: MGLTEQLADYFGFEEHDTDLRTEVVAGLTTFLTMSYIVVVNPSILVAAIDVPSRTTAETIQMLAVVTLISAAVATLIMAFYANRPFGQAPGLGLNAFFAFTVVLGLGVPWQTALAAVVVEGILFIALTAAGAREYVIKLFPEPVKFAVGAGIGLFLAIIGLQAMHVVAIDSATFVQFNPIFASDPIAIISVIGLFVTFALYARGVRGSIIIGILLTTVASYLADFLGYSATNQEVIPESGINLLYEPASLTGSGTLTYSLAGYDITPLVGAFLTGLQNIDGLSFALIVFTFFFVDFFDTAGTLTGVSQIAGFLDKDGNLPDIDKPLMADAVGTTVGGILGTSTVTTYIESSTGVEEGGRTGMTALVVGLLFLASLALVPLAAAVPLHASHIALVVVAVLMLQNITDIDWSDITNAVPAGMTMLVMPFTFSIAYGIAAGIISYPLVKAATGDLDDVRMGHWALAGAFVFYFFVRTSGLLAGQL, encoded by the coding sequence ATGGGCCTCACGGAGCAACTCGCGGACTACTTCGGCTTCGAGGAACACGACACCGACCTCCGGACGGAGGTCGTGGCGGGGCTGACGACGTTCCTGACGATGAGCTACATCGTCGTCGTCAACCCCTCGATCCTCGTCGCCGCCATCGACGTACCGAGTCGGACGACAGCCGAGACCATCCAGATGCTCGCCGTGGTGACACTCATCTCGGCGGCGGTGGCGACACTGATCATGGCGTTCTACGCGAACCGCCCGTTCGGGCAGGCACCGGGCCTCGGCCTGAACGCCTTCTTCGCGTTCACGGTCGTCCTCGGACTGGGCGTCCCGTGGCAGACCGCACTCGCGGCGGTCGTCGTCGAGGGGATTCTGTTCATCGCGCTGACGGCGGCCGGCGCGCGTGAGTACGTCATCAAACTGTTCCCCGAACCGGTGAAGTTCGCGGTCGGTGCCGGGATCGGCCTCTTCCTGGCGATAATCGGCTTACAGGCGATGCACGTGGTCGCCATCGACTCGGCGACGTTCGTGCAGTTCAACCCCATCTTCGCCAGCGACCCCATCGCCATCATCTCGGTGATCGGCCTGTTCGTCACCTTCGCGCTGTACGCTCGCGGCGTCCGCGGGTCGATCATCATCGGGATTCTCCTCACGACCGTCGCCAGTTACCTCGCGGACTTCCTCGGCTACTCCGCGACGAACCAGGAGGTCATCCCCGAGAGCGGGATCAACCTGCTGTACGAACCGGCCTCGCTGACCGGGTCGGGGACGCTGACCTACAGCCTCGCCGGCTACGACATCACCCCACTGGTGGGCGCGTTCCTGACCGGGTTGCAGAACATCGACGGCCTCTCCTTCGCGCTGATCGTCTTCACGTTCTTCTTCGTGGACTTCTTCGACACCGCCGGCACGCTGACCGGCGTCTCCCAGATCGCGGGCTTCCTCGACAAGGACGGCAACCTGCCGGACATCGACAAGCCGCTGATGGCCGACGCGGTCGGCACGACGGTCGGCGGCATCCTCGGCACCTCGACGGTGACGACCTACATCGAGTCCTCGACCGGCGTCGAGGAGGGCGGCCGCACCGGGATGACCGCGCTGGTCGTCGGACTGCTGTTCCTCGCGTCGCTGGCGCTCGTGCCGCTGGCGGCCGCCGTCCCACTGCACGCCTCACACATCGCGCTGGTGGTCGTCGCCGTACTGATGCTCCAGAACATCACGGATATCGACTGGTCGGACATCACCAACGCGGTGCCGGCCGGCATGACGATGCTCGTGATGCCGTTCACCTTCTCTATCGCCTACGGCATCGCGGCCGGGATCATCTCCTACCCGCTGGTGAAGGCGGCGACGGGCGACCTCGACGACGTGCGCATGGGCCACTGGGCGCTCGCCGGCGCGTTCGTCTTCTACTTCTTCGTCCGGACGAGCGGGCTGTTGGCGGGCCAACTGTAG
- the fdhF gene encoding formate dehydrogenase subunit alpha, whose translation MRDTPSEESESDADGPDAATDGGPDAAAPTEDRTFRPAQSVCPFCGVGCTIQYAEASGKATGTKGPVNRRGEVCPKGVAAFDVVDHDDRLTQPLVRESGHLVTAPWDEAIDRVVAGVADIVETHGPDALGFFASSNCTNEENYVFQKLARVLGTNNVDNCARLCHSSTVAAMSARFGAGAMTNTLDDLGEADTFLVCGANPAEQHPIIFQSYLGPALKDGTTMIHVDPRATATTRHADVHLPVEPGYDIPLLNAMTTVVFEEGLEDRAFLAERTTGVEDLRAHLAEVDVDANADLAGVDPDDLREAARTYAEADQAAAFTGMGMSQHHCGTDNVHALLNLALVTGNVGKRGTGVNPLRGQNNVQGAGDVGALPDVLPGYREVTDGAARRETAAVWGVDPPGEPGLTEVEMTHRFGDEIRGAFVFGENPAMTEPNATRVRDSFEKLDLCVVLDLFETETAEHADVVLPGSAWAEKSGTVTNTDRQVMRMRENADLPGEARQDLTVLTEIARRLTERLGVAADLAGPGFDFPTPESVFAELTDVTPIYAGMSYEGIGHGSQRWPFPAGADEGVGVLHTQTFANGEATAPLVPIEHVPPADDLADGELVLTTGRVLQHFNSGALTRRSDTLTRMYREDALQIHPDDAEARDISDGDRVRVWNDRKEVAVAVDVTPATRRGTVFMTFHFADPLVNALTSDDPLDPVAKIPEYKHSAVRVEPI comes from the coding sequence ATGCGTGACACGCCCTCCGAGGAGTCCGAGTCCGACGCCGACGGCCCGGACGCGGCGACTGACGGTGGCCCCGACGCGGCCGCGCCGACCGAGGACCGCACCTTCCGGCCGGCACAGAGCGTCTGCCCGTTCTGTGGCGTCGGCTGTACGATCCAGTACGCCGAGGCGTCCGGGAAGGCGACCGGGACGAAGGGGCCGGTGAACCGTCGGGGCGAGGTCTGCCCGAAAGGGGTCGCCGCCTTCGACGTGGTCGACCACGACGACCGACTGACCCAGCCACTCGTCCGGGAGTCGGGCCACCTCGTCACCGCGCCGTGGGACGAGGCCATCGACCGCGTCGTGGCGGGGGTCGCCGACATCGTCGAGACGCACGGCCCGGACGCGCTGGGCTTCTTCGCCTCGTCGAACTGCACGAACGAGGAGAACTACGTCTTCCAGAAACTCGCCCGCGTCCTCGGGACGAACAACGTGGACAACTGCGCGCGGCTCTGTCACTCCTCGACCGTCGCGGCGATGAGCGCCCGGTTCGGCGCGGGCGCGATGACGAACACCCTGGACGACCTCGGGGAGGCCGACACCTTCCTCGTCTGCGGCGCGAACCCCGCCGAACAGCACCCGATCATCTTCCAGTCGTACCTCGGCCCGGCGCTGAAAGACGGGACGACGATGATCCACGTCGACCCACGGGCGACCGCCACGACGAGACACGCCGACGTCCACCTCCCGGTCGAACCGGGCTACGACATCCCGCTGCTGAACGCGATGACGACGGTCGTGTTCGAGGAGGGACTCGAAGACCGGGCGTTCCTCGCGGAGCGCACGACCGGGGTCGAGGACCTGCGGGCGCACCTCGCCGAGGTGGACGTGGACGCGAACGCCGACCTCGCGGGGGTCGATCCGGACGACCTGCGCGAGGCGGCCCGGACCTACGCCGAGGCGGACCAGGCGGCCGCGTTCACCGGGATGGGGATGAGCCAGCACCACTGCGGGACCGACAACGTCCACGCCCTGTTGAACCTCGCGCTGGTGACGGGCAACGTCGGGAAACGCGGCACCGGCGTCAACCCCCTCCGGGGCCAGAACAACGTGCAGGGTGCGGGCGACGTGGGCGCACTCCCGGACGTTCTGCCGGGCTACCGCGAGGTGACAGACGGGGCGGCCCGCCGCGAGACCGCAGCGGTCTGGGGCGTCGACCCACCGGGAGAACCGGGACTGACCGAAGTCGAGATGACCCACCGGTTCGGCGACGAGATTCGCGGCGCGTTCGTCTTCGGCGAGAACCCGGCGATGACGGAACCGAACGCGACCCGCGTCCGGGACTCGTTCGAGAAACTCGATCTCTGTGTCGTCCTCGACCTGTTCGAGACCGAGACCGCCGAACACGCCGACGTGGTGCTGCCGGGCAGTGCGTGGGCCGAGAAGTCGGGCACCGTCACCAACACCGACCGGCAGGTCATGCGGATGCGGGAGAACGCGGATCTGCCCGGCGAGGCGCGGCAGGACCTCACGGTGCTCACCGAGATCGCTCGCCGACTCACCGAGCGACTGGGCGTCGCCGCCGATCTCGCGGGACCGGGGTTCGACTTCCCGACGCCCGAGTCGGTCTTCGCGGAACTGACCGACGTGACGCCGATCTACGCCGGGATGAGCTACGAGGGGATCGGCCACGGGAGCCAGCGCTGGCCCTTCCCGGCCGGTGCAGACGAGGGGGTCGGCGTCCTCCACACCCAGACGTTCGCGAACGGCGAGGCGACCGCGCCGCTGGTCCCCATCGAGCACGTCCCGCCGGCAGACGACCTCGCCGACGGCGAGTTGGTCCTGACGACCGGCCGCGTCCTCCAGCACTTCAACAGCGGGGCGCTGACCCGGCGCTCGGACACGCTGACGCGGATGTACCGGGAGGACGCACTCCAGATCCACCCGGACGACGCCGAGGCGCGCGACATCTCGGACGGTGACCGGGTGCGGGTGTGGAACGACCGCAAGGAGGTCGCGGTCGCGGTCGACGTGACCCCGGCGACCCGGCGCGGGACGGTGTTCATGACCTTCCACTTCGCCGATCCGCTGGTGAACGCACTGACGAGCGACGACCCCCTCGACCCGGTGGCGAAGATTCCGGAGTACAAGCACAGTGCGGTGCGAGTCGAGCCGATCTGA
- a CDS encoding carboxypeptidase M32, producing the protein MSTDDSNSAESAATTDDPESPDAYDALLDRYRRISNLQQSAMFLNWDQQVTMPSGGAPGRAQQLSALTETSHELLVDDEVGDWLADLADAELSDEQSATVREIRTDYERSEAVPGELMGEISRTAAESQQIWQDAKADDDFDAFAPRLEQMRELQIERARHIAPEKPPYEVMYEDTYQTFPIEKMAALFDTLRAELPPLIADIEASDTDLADPFEGEYPEADQRALCEAALDFLGYDRDRGRLDTAPHPFMAGNQFDARVTTRFKPTDPLDALTATIHEFGHATYQLGLRQDKYGEPLGQSRGSVHESQSRFWENHVGRTKPFWEEFLPTLQEHLDGHDDLTVDEVYEAVNRVYPDNLIRVEADELTYHMHIILRCEIDRAYVAGDVEVAEIPQVWNEKMEEYLGVVPDTDTEGCLQDIHWTSRYAAFQTYTVGSVVAAQLNAAIREDLDVDGLIQDREFEPLREWMTEHVHRYGQRYETPELIEVATGEPLTADYFVDYVHEKFGELYDL; encoded by the coding sequence ATGTCAACGGACGACAGTAACTCGGCGGAGTCGGCGGCCACGACAGACGACCCCGAGTCGCCTGACGCCTACGACGCCCTCCTCGACCGGTACCGTCGGATCTCGAACCTCCAGCAGTCCGCGATGTTCCTCAACTGGGACCAGCAGGTGACGATGCCTTCCGGCGGGGCACCCGGTCGCGCCCAGCAACTCTCGGCGCTGACCGAGACGAGCCACGAACTCCTCGTGGACGACGAGGTCGGCGACTGGCTGGCCGACCTCGCGGACGCCGAGTTGTCGGACGAGCAGTCTGCGACCGTCCGGGAAATTCGCACGGACTACGAGCGCAGCGAGGCGGTTCCGGGCGAGTTGATGGGCGAGATCAGCCGCACCGCCGCCGAGAGCCAACAGATCTGGCAGGACGCGAAGGCCGACGACGACTTCGACGCCTTCGCGCCGCGACTCGAACAGATGCGGGAACTCCAGATCGAGCGTGCTCGGCACATCGCACCCGAGAAACCGCCCTACGAGGTCATGTACGAGGACACGTACCAGACGTTCCCCATCGAGAAGATGGCGGCGCTGTTCGACACGCTCCGGGCGGAACTCCCGCCGCTGATCGCCGACATCGAGGCGTCGGACACCGACCTCGCGGACCCCTTCGAGGGCGAGTATCCCGAGGCCGACCAGCGCGCGCTCTGTGAGGCGGCGCTGGACTTCCTCGGCTACGACCGCGACCGCGGACGCCTCGACACCGCGCCGCACCCCTTCATGGCCGGCAACCAGTTCGACGCCCGGGTGACGACCCGGTTCAAGCCCACGGACCCACTGGACGCGCTGACGGCCACGATCCACGAGTTCGGTCACGCGACGTACCAACTCGGCCTCCGGCAGGACAAGTACGGCGAACCGCTGGGGCAGTCACGCGGGAGCGTCCACGAGTCGCAGTCGCGCTTCTGGGAGAACCACGTCGGCCGCACGAAGCCGTTCTGGGAGGAGTTCCTCCCCACGCTGCAGGAGCATCTCGACGGCCACGACGATCTGACGGTCGACGAGGTCTACGAAGCGGTCAACCGTGTCTACCCGGACAACCTGATCCGCGTCGAGGCGGACGAGTTGACCTACCACATGCACATCATCCTGCGGTGTGAGATCGACCGCGCCTACGTCGCCGGCGACGTCGAGGTCGCAGAGATTCCGCAGGTGTGGAACGAGAAGATGGAGGAGTACCTCGGCGTCGTCCCCGACACCGACACGGAGGGCTGTCTCCAGGACATCCACTGGACTTCGCGGTACGCGGCGTTCCAGACGTACACGGTCGGCAGCGTCGTCGCCGCGCAGTTGAACGCCGCGATTCGCGAGGATCTTGACGTGGATGGGCTGATTCAGGACCGGGAGTTCGAGCCACTGCGCGAGTGGATGACCGAGCACGTCCACCGGTACGGCCAGCGCTACGAGACGCCGGAACTGATCGAGGTGGCGACCGGCGAGCCGCTGACGGCGGACTACTTCGTCGACTACGTCCACGAGAAGTTCGGCGAGTTGTACGATCTGTGA
- a CDS encoding DUF7535 family protein, translating to MTGSVTPPTPPTNKLEITLTGYVLAAGIGLLMLPILPFLALLWVFQRIGGKDEPEHAGDA from the coding sequence ATGACTGGCTCCGTCACGCCACCGACGCCACCGACGAACAAGCTGGAGATCACGCTCACCGGCTACGTGCTCGCGGCCGGGATCGGCCTGCTGATGCTCCCGATCCTGCCGTTCCTCGCCCTGCTGTGGGTGTTCCAGCGCATCGGCGGGAAAGACGAACCCGAGCACGCCGGCGACGCCTGA
- a CDS encoding DUF1059 domain-containing protein, which yields MTRRFDCTQEDCHFSVSSDDEGEVIHMVREHAQDRHGMSVSDKDVRKGMQAA from the coding sequence ATGACACGACGATTCGACTGCACACAGGAGGACTGTCACTTCTCCGTCTCCTCGGACGACGAGGGCGAAGTGATCCACATGGTCCGGGAACACGCCCAGGACCGCCACGGCATGTCCGTCAGCGACAAGGACGTGCGAAAGGGGATGCAGGCCGCCTGA
- a CDS encoding PaaI family thioesterase, translating into MSLASFLTQMPYARHLGIEVTEADDGYAEGRLSLEREHSSVPGGGVAHGGVAYSLADTVGGAAVMSLHWAPTPTVDMRMDYLAPGTDDLVAEADVIRNGDSVAVATVTVRDVTGTHVADARGVFKTGQPDGGSAWDGDHLGSVADED; encoded by the coding sequence ATGAGTCTCGCCTCGTTTCTGACGCAGATGCCGTACGCCCGCCACCTCGGGATCGAGGTGACCGAGGCCGACGACGGCTACGCCGAGGGTCGCCTCTCGCTGGAACGGGAACACTCCTCGGTCCCCGGGGGCGGGGTCGCCCACGGCGGGGTCGCCTACTCGCTCGCGGACACGGTCGGCGGCGCGGCGGTGATGTCGCTCCACTGGGCACCGACACCGACGGTCGACATGCGGATGGACTACCTCGCGCCCGGGACCGACGACCTCGTGGCGGAGGCCGACGTGATCCGGAACGGCGACAGCGTGGCGGTGGCGACCGTCACGGTCCGGGACGTGACCGGGACACACGTCGCCGACGCGCGCGGCGTGTTCAAGACCGGGCAACCAGACGGCGGGAGCGCGTGGGACGGCGACCACCTCGGCAGCGTGGCAGACGAGGACTGA
- a CDS encoding DUF5809 family protein: MEREGVFAPETAAEARELYESVGPTAQVVVRETAKAMDFDRAEYRERVTGEVIETARDALFASLLVVHRGDREEFEAWCADRDAEVTTVGSEDVDNVVWHHAPFADRVLAATYQQEPEAAAGTLRRQVFGRVYRELFEA; the protein is encoded by the coding sequence ATGGAACGCGAGGGCGTCTTCGCACCCGAGACGGCGGCCGAGGCACGCGAGTTGTACGAGTCGGTCGGCCCGACCGCGCAGGTGGTCGTCCGCGAGACGGCCAAGGCGATGGACTTCGACCGGGCGGAGTACCGCGAGCGCGTCACCGGCGAGGTGATCGAGACGGCGCGTGACGCGCTGTTCGCCTCCCTGCTGGTCGTCCACCGGGGCGACCGCGAGGAGTTCGAGGCGTGGTGTGCCGACCGCGACGCCGAGGTGACGACGGTCGGGAGCGAGGACGTGGACAACGTCGTCTGGCACCACGCTCCGTTCGCGGATCGAGTGCTCGCGGCGACCTACCAGCAGGAACCGGAGGCCGCCGCCGGGACGCTCCGCCGACAGGTGTTCGGGCGCGTGTACCGAGAGCTGTTCGAGGCGTGA